A segment of the Devriesea agamarum genome:
AATATCGGCGTCCTCAGCGCGCAAAAGTGCCTGAGACCGAGCAATCAGCGTGACATCGACCCCGAGTGAGGCGAAGACATGGGCGAATTCAGCGGCGATGAACCCCGAGCCCAAAATCGCCATGGATCGCGGTAGGGATTCAAGGCGCATCACGGAATCGGACGTGTGCGGTTCGACCTCTGCCAGGCCCTCAACCGGCGGCATCGCTGGCCGGGATCCCGCGGCAATCACGATGGTGTCGGCACTGATCTCGTGGGAGCCTTCCTCACTCTCCACCACGAGGGTCTTTTCACCGGTGAACCGGGCGAGCCCGTGGATGAGCGTGAGGTTGTCGTTGTCGGCGTTGTGATCGCGGTATTCCTGCCCTCCCTCGGAGATTGGGTCGATGCGTCCGAAAACGCGGTCGCGGATAGCGGGCCAGTCCACTTCGTTGAGAGTTTCGCTGAGACCGAACCGGGAGGATTCCTCGGGGACCCGGGCCAGATCAGCAGTATGTACGAACATTTTGGTGGGTATACACCCGACGTTTAAGCAGGTGCCGCCGAAGGAGTCCTCCGATCCCACCCCCTTGTCGATAAAGACGATGGATTTATCTGCGAACTCCGGACCAGGCAGCGAATTCCCTGAACCGCTGCCAATCACGGCGATGTCGTAATGCGTCATGCTCCTAGCGTAGACGGATGCACCTGAACCCACGCCGACGGTCCGAGGTGGCCTATTCGGCTGAGGATGACCTGGCAGAGGTCGGTGAATACAGCGATGCAAAGGAGCCACCAGCCGAGACCAAGTCGTCCCAGGTTCCGGATTCCACCACTCGCCCGCGTTCAATCACCAGGATGTTATCGGCGTTGCGCAGTGTCTCCAAGCGGTGCGCGACCAACACAATAGTGGCCCCGACCTCTTTGAGTTTTTCCACCATCCGTGCCTGAGTCATCGGGTCTTGGTGGCTGGTGGCTTCGTCCAAAACTAGAACCGACGCGGCGATCCCAGCTGGATTCGAGGCGGCCCTCACCAGAGTGCGTGCCAACGCAAGCCGCTGCCGCTGGCCTCCACTCAGCAAACAACCACGCCGCCCAACGGGCGCATCGAGGTCTAGGTCGAGATCGGCAATACGAAGCGCTTCGCGCATTCCGACAGGCTGGATATGCGGATCCCCCAGCTTGAGGTTATCGGCGACCGTTCCGTCGAGCAGAAATGGGTCCTGGTCTGCGACGGCGACGATCTGATGCACCCGCTGAGACCCCATGACCCGCAGCGATGAACCGTTGACCTGTACGTTTCCGTGCTTGGGGTCCCAGTGGCGCTGTAGGAGCCGAGCAATAGTGGACTTCCCCGATCCGGTGGCGCCCACCACCCCGATAACGCTGCCTGTCAGAGCTGTCAAAGACAGGTGGTCCAACGCTGGTTGTTCGCGCCCCGGATAAGCAAAACTGACCGCCGAGAACTCTGCTGCCGGCGGCGCGACTGAGGGCGGGGTGGCTGAGGGTAGTGTGGGCGAGAGCGGTTGAGATCCGCCCACAGCCGGCTGAGATGAATCAGTTGGCGCGAGAGACACAACTGCGGTCGGTTCCTCGATCTGCGATTCAGGGGCCGGACCGTGCGCAACCCGGCCACCAGATGGTTCATAAGTAACCGGTTCATCGACGGCTGGGGCGCGTGCAGCCAATTCCCGGATGCGTCGGGTTGCATCCAGCCCTGCGGGAAGCGACCCGGCCAAGCGTTCAATCGTGTCCAAGCACGAAGCGGTACCGGCCACTAATGCCGCCGCCGCAAGCAGTCCCGGAAGCGAGTCCGCGCTGTGAGAAAGCGTGACTACCCCCGACAGCAGCACGGCGAGGGTCCCCACCCACAGTCGGGCAGCGTTGGCAGCGTGACGACGCCCGGCCCTGCGCCCTCGCCGCTCCAGTTCCGTTGCTAACCGTGTATCCAGGTCCCCCATGTGCCGAACCCGCAGCGGCACCGCTTCCGCCGATAAAATGTCATCGCGCAACCGAACCGAGTCAGCCAGATGATGCGCAATATCCAGCCGGGCCGCCGCCACAGTGCGCGCACCTTCGCGTCCCCCTTTAGCCCCGACCAGGGGGATGATCACCCCGATAGCCAGCACCAACGCTAAAACTACGGCTGGGGCCCATCCGGCGAGCACCCAGGCAGCGCACACACTCGCACCTGGAATCAACACCGCGGAAATGGCGGGTGCAATGGTGTGGGCAAAGAACACCTCTACCCGATCAACGTCTTGCACGGCAGTTGTGTGTAAACGCGCGGCGCTTTCACCATCGGTCAATGCGGGAGCCTGCGGGATGAGTCGGTCGATCATCCACACTCGAATTTCGCCCATGAGCCCGAACGCTGCCAGGTGCCCGAGCAATTGTTCAGCGTAGCGGCAGGCTGCCTTCACCACCGCCAACACGACGACAACTGCCGTCACCTTGACAGCGAACCCTGTTCCATGGGCCTGCCCGGTAGCCAGCATTCCAATGGCCCAGGCTGGAAGCGCAAGCATCGCCGCCCCGATTGCATGCCCGAGCAACCGGGCGAGGACCGAACCGAGCAACCGCCTCGTGGCCGGTTTCGCCACGCCGAGCAGCCATCTCACGTGGGATGTCATGACCCCTCCCCTCGTCCGGGGTGTTTGGCAGGTTGCGGTGTGAAATCGTCGCGATTCTCGGACTCGGCCAACAATGCCTGCGCGTAATATCCCGGGCGGCTGGCGAGCTCGGCTGGGGTCCCCCACGCCGTGAGGTGACCGTCCTCAATCACCGCAATGAGATCGGCATCGCGCGTCGTGCTCAAACGATGTGCAACCGTGATAACGGTGCGTCCACGCGAGACATCCCCAAGGCTTTCGCGTACCCGATGCTCCGTGGCCCGGTCTAGGTCCGCAGTTGGCTCGTCCAGCAACAGAACTGGTCGATCACGTAAAAACGCTCGTGCGATAGCGAGTCTGCGCCGCTGACCGCCGGATAGATATGATCCCTGCTGTCCAACCGGGGAGTTGAGCCCCTCCGGCATTGCCAAGATTTCATCCCACAGGTGGGCCTTGGACAGAGCAGCACGCAGCTCATCATCGGTGGCCTGCGGCGCCACCAACCGCAGATTGTCGGCGACGGTGGTGCCTAGAATCCCCGGATGCTGATCGACCCGACTGTCCAGTGAACGAAGCGCTGTGGGGTGAACAGGTTGTCCGTTCGCGAGGATCTCGCCCGAGACGGTGTGCAGACCTGCGAGCGCGCGCAACAGCGTGGTTTTACCTGCACCGCTCGGCCCGACGATCACCAGGCGGCTTCCAGCGGGAATGCGCAGGTTAATCTCTCGCAGAATCTCCCTGCCACCGCGTTGGACACTCAGGTTGCGCAGTTCGAGGTCAGGCGCATCAGTGTCTACGTCTCCGGCCATCGCAACGGGCTTCGGTGACGACAGGTCCTCTGACGCGCTGGGGTGTACGAGGTGATCGAGCTGGTCACGGCGAGCTCTCCCCGCAAGGCCCACATAAAAGGTGCGCCCCACCCGGTCAATCGGCTCTGCCAGCAGAACAGTCATGAGGAGGCCAGCTATAGCTCCCCCCGGGCTCATTGCACCGTCCGCAAGGCGCAGCAAAATCAGCAGGCACGCGACCCCGCTCATCAGCAAACCGAAAACCGCATCGTTGACGATAATCATGCGCTGATTGCGCGCGAGCAGAGTGCCCAGTTCCTGCATGGCAGAGCGAGCTGATTCAGCAAACGCTTCCCGCATCCTGCCCACGGCTCCCAGCACTTTCATGGTGCCGAGCCCCTCAAGCATTTCCATATACCGACTGGCCGCCGACGCCTCGCGCCGACGATACTCATGGTTGGGGCGCCTCAGTCTTTTACCAGCGACGACGATCACTATCGGCACCAGCGCCACGAATCCGGTGAGCACCGCGGCACTCACGATATCGATGCCGATTGCCCACATCACGAGGACAATTAGTGGCGCGGTGAACGCAGCGAGGGTCGGTCCGAGAAAACCTGCGCGGTAGGCCGCAGTTTTTTCGACACCGACGGTGGCCGCGTCGATGATCTGGCCCTCGCCACTTTGGTCTCCATGACGTCCTTGCCCAGCATGATGGCCTTGCGCTGCATGACCACCTTGCCCAGCATGGTGGCCTTGCCCAGCGCCGTGCCGCGCGGGAGTGGATTGGATTCCCTGTTCGGATAGGGCAGCTTCGAGCACGCGTCGCCGCCACTGCTGTTCTTGATGTCCTTGAATACGCAGTGGCACCGCTTCCGCGACGCCCCCGCACAGAGCACCCAATATGGCCGCAACGAGTGTGAGAAGCGCAGGTGCAAGCAGAGAGCGTCCAGCCAGGGCAGCATCGACGGTGGCACCCACCCCGAGTCCAGCCAGGGCGAGCAGGCCGGTACGCAACCAGCCCAGTGCTACGCCCAGCCGCGCACCTGGGGGCGGGTCGAGAAGAGCCTCACGAATCCACATCGTCCCGAGCCTAACGCCCTGCCCGGTTTCACACGAGTAGCGCTATGACTGCGCGAGGATGACATGGAATACAGCGTCAGGACCGCCCGCGCCTAAGCATCTGCGAGAAGTGGACAGACGCGATCAACGCAACCGATAGAGTCACAGAGTGCACGAGAACCGCGAACTGCCGGCGAACTGGTTTCGCAAGGACCTAAGGATCATGCTGCTCATACTGGCATGTTCCCTCGTCTTCCAGGTCCTCATGGCTTATGCCCAACCGGGGGCTATTAAGCTCCCCGTGTGGTCCACGGTGCTGGTGGTGGCCATGATGGTTCCACTTCTTGTCCGTCGCCGCTGGCCAGAAGCGTGTTCTCTTATTCAAACCTGCGTATATTTTGTGCTCGGTACCGTCACCGGAGTAGAAATCTTCGCGACCCAGGTGGCGCTTTTCCTCGGCTTCTATTCCGTTGGTGCGTGGTCAGCTCATCGACGCCGGGCTTTTTTCACCCGATTTTTCATCGTCATCGCCATGGCTGTTTGGCTTTGGGTCACCTTCCTGATTGAGTTTCAAAACGTCCTTGCACAGCATCTCAGTATCAGCAAATATATTTCCGTTGTCGCCATCTTTACGCTCACAAATGTCGCGTATTTTGGCACTGCCTGGTATTTCGGA
Coding sequences within it:
- a CDS encoding amino acid ABC transporter ATP-binding/permease protein, producing MTSHVRWLLGVAKPATRRLLGSVLARLLGHAIGAAMLALPAWAIGMLATGQAHGTGFAVKVTAVVVVLAVVKAACRYAEQLLGHLAAFGLMGEIRVWMIDRLIPQAPALTDGESAARLHTTAVQDVDRVEVFFAHTIAPAISAVLIPGASVCAAWVLAGWAPAVVLALVLAIGVIIPLVGAKGGREGARTVAAARLDIAHHLADSVRLRDDILSAEAVPLRVRHMGDLDTRLATELERRGRRAGRRHAANAARLWVGTLAVLLSGVVTLSHSADSLPGLLAAAALVAGTASCLDTIERLAGSLPAGLDATRRIRELAARAPAVDEPVTYEPSGGRVAHGPAPESQIEEPTAVVSLAPTDSSQPAVGGSQPLSPTLPSATPPSVAPPAAEFSAVSFAYPGREQPALDHLSLTALTGSVIGVVGATGSGKSTIARLLQRHWDPKHGNVQVNGSSLRVMGSQRVHQIVAVADQDPFLLDGTVADNLKLGDPHIQPVGMREALRIADLDLDLDAPVGRRGCLLSGGQRQRLALARTLVRAASNPAGIAASVLVLDEATSHQDPMTQARMVEKLKEVGATIVLVAHRLETLRNADNILVIERGRVVESGTWDDLVSAGGSFASLYSPTSARSSSAE
- a CDS encoding ATP-binding cassette domain-containing protein, with amino-acid sequence MWIREALLDPPPGARLGVALGWLRTGLLALAGLGVGATVDAALAGRSLLAPALLTLVAAILGALCGGVAEAVPLRIQGHQEQQWRRRVLEAALSEQGIQSTPARHGAGQGHHAGQGGHAAQGHHAGQGRHGDQSGEGQIIDAATVGVEKTAAYRAGFLGPTLAAFTAPLIVLVMWAIGIDIVSAAVLTGFVALVPIVIVVAGKRLRRPNHEYRRREASAASRYMEMLEGLGTMKVLGAVGRMREAFAESARSAMQELGTLLARNQRMIIVNDAVFGLLMSGVACLLILLRLADGAMSPGGAIAGLLMTVLLAEPIDRVGRTFYVGLAGRARRDQLDHLVHPSASEDLSSPKPVAMAGDVDTDAPDLELRNLSVQRGGREILREINLRIPAGSRLVIVGPSGAGKTTLLRALAGLHTVSGEILANGQPVHPTALRSLDSRVDQHPGILGTTVADNLRLVAPQATDDELRAALSKAHLWDEILAMPEGLNSPVGQQGSYLSGGQRRRLAIARAFLRDRPVLLLDEPTADLDRATEHRVRESLGDVSRGRTVITVAHRLSTTRDADLIAVIEDGHLTAWGTPAELASRPGYYAQALLAESENRDDFTPQPAKHPGRGEGS